The window CTGTCCTTTACCCGCATAACGGTCGATATTGTCGAAGCGAACGTCGGCGTTCGGGGCGATTTCCAGGACGGCCTCTCGAAGCCGTTCGGCGGCGGCCTCCGGGTCGTATTCGTCGCCCTCGACCAGCCCGTACGTCTCGGCGAGCGACCGGTCGGTCGGGAGAACGCACACGACGACGAGTCGCTGGTCGTTCTGCTCGGCGAACAATACCGCCCGGTCCAGCGCGGCACGT of the Natronomonas halophila genome contains:
- a CDS encoding universal stress protein — encoded protein: MTYLAAFDGTDLSRAALDRAVLFAEQNDQRLVVVCVLPTDRSLAETYGLVEGDEYDPEAAAERLREAVLEIAPNADVRFDNIDRYAGKGQIGSKIRRAAREVDAEIVFLGSDNAGRIVKPVTSVGGTVASSLEYDVFIVRSS